The DNA region GCTCGCCCTGGGCAAGGTGCCGAATCAACCCGTAGCGGATCTCATGGGACAGGGCCTTGAGCTGGTCAAGGACCGTGGGTACAGCGAGGATGGTCACCCAACGATTCTATTGCGTGGAAAGAAGGGGCGATGAATACACTGAAATTGAGCTTACTTCCCGCATTTCCGCACTTCTGCACCGGCGGTGGGGTCATTCACCTCTGCGTCACCGAAGCGGTTTGGATGTGCTGGTGGCCGAGCCGCGCGCGGATGGGGTTGCCACATTGGCGCTCCGGCCTTTTTGAGGTCCGAGCAGGGCAGTTTCACGTACGTCTTGCCCTGCTCGGTGATCCCCACGCCTTTGATAGGCTGGCCGTTGAAGTACACGGCCGCGTCCTGACCTGCCTGCGCGGCAGCAACGCTGGTCGTGACCTGTTACGCTATTTACATAAAGACCGTGTTGTTCTACAATTGTAGTGTGAAAACCATCACATTTCCAGCTGCGGGCCCGACTTTCCCGTGATCGTCGAGACGAAAGTCGTCGGTCGCCGAACTCCCTTTGAGCGCCGACCAGTTGAGCTCCCAGACGAAGCCCACACCCTTGCCAGCCTGCTGACCCACCTGGTCCACGACGAAGTGCAGCGCCACCAGGAACGCCAGAACAGCGTGGGTCTCCTGCGCGTCCTGACCGAAAAGGAACTCACCCAGGGTGCAGCGCAGGGCAAGATCGTGGTCGCTCCTCAGGAACGCTCCGGAGAGGTCAACGTCGAGGACGCTGTGCGCCGCGCGCTCCAGGCCTTCGGCGACGGTCTGTACTACGTCTTCGTGGATGACCAGCAGATTGAAGCCCTGCATCAACCCCTTGCCCTGAAGCCCGACAGCACCCTGCTCCTGCTGCGCCTCACCGCCCTGGCAGGCGGCTGAGCATGAACGTTCAGGAGCACCTTGCCACCTTCCAGCAGCCCTGGAAAAAACCTTTCCTGGCGCGCGCCCAGTCGCTTCCTCAACCGCTGCGCGACATCGCTGCCGAGCTGGCCACCGAGTACCACTACCAAAAACTCAATCTGTTGGCCGAGCGTCTTGCCGGCGCCATTCTTGGGGGTGAAACCTCCACCCTGGAGCAACTCACCTCTGTTTTCTTCCCTGCCTTTTCCGAGACCGCCGCCCGGACGCTCAGCGCCCTGCTGACCCGCCACTCCTATCCGCTGGGTTCGGGCCGACGCGCCTTCCGCGCGCCCGGGCACCCCTTGCAGGCCAGGCGCGCGGCGACGTGGATGCTAAGCGCCTGGAACGCCACGCGCGATTACCCGCAGAAGCTGGAATGGTTCGCCGTTCACGCGGGCCTGCTGTCCAGCTGGCAATCGCACGCCCTGGGGCTGCTGTTCGCTCAGGCCCTCGATGACGGAGACGACACGGTCTTTCAGGTGCTGCGGGACACCGCCTCCACCCAGCACGAGACCGCGCGGATGGGACGCCACGTTCCCCTGGCCCTGCTTGCCAGCCGCCGTTCCGAGGCGTGGGACCTTGCCGAAGGCCTGCTGGTGGCCGCGCAGCGTCAGGAGGGACTGAGGCAGATCATTCTCGAAACGGTCGATGAGGCCAACCTGGACGCCTTCGTGCGATTCCTGCACCTGATTCTCAAAGAAGACCTGCTGCGCTTCGCCACGTGCCTGCGTGCGGCAGACGTGTGGTTCGGCCTGAACTACGACGTGGGAGACGTCAAGACTGTTCGCAAGCTGCTCGCCCAGGCGCTGGGCTACCTGGAAGACCCCGCTTCGGCGCACGTCGCCGTACAGTCCGGTACTGCTGTGGACGCGTACCTGGCCCTGTTCACCCTCGCCATGCGCGACGCCCAGCAGGCCAGCGAACTCGCCCGACCGCTCCTGGCCGACGCGGAGGCCGAGCGCCGTATGGCCGCTGCGCAGTTCCTGCTGGCCGCTGGGCTCCTGCCCCAGACCGAGCTTGCCCCCTTGCTGGAAGACCCCGACGTCCGCATCAGTGCGCTGGTCGTGGGCCACGTGAACGCCTGGAGCACCCAGACCAGCGCGTTGAGCTTCCAGGCGCTGGAAGCGTACGCCGCGCGGCTCCCCAGGGACGAGCAGCACGTTCCCCTGGTGTTTCCCTGGTGGGGTCAGACCCCCGCGCGCAGCGACGTGACCGACGCCCTCACCGCGTTCGTGGGGGATCAGCACATCAGCGTCCTGACCCCACACCTGTCCCAGATGAGCAGTAACGGGAAGTACCGCGTCGCAGCGCTGCTCAAGGAGAAGCTACCCCAGGTTCTGGATGCCGCAAGCCGTCACCTCGTGCTGGCCCTGCTGCAAGACTCCCAGAGTGCGGTCTCCGAGCAGGCCCTGAAGGTGGTTGCCGAGTTGGACCTCACTCCTGAGGAAGCGGACGTGGTCTGCACCCTTCTCAAGCGCCGCAGTGCGGACCTGCGGCGGGGCCTGATTCGCCTGCTCGCGCGTGACCCAGAACGGGGACAACTCAGCGCCGCGAAGTTGCTTGCCACCCGCAATGCCGGGCAGCGCCAGGCGGGACTTCAGCTGCTGCTGGAGGTCGGTGGGGAACTCCCGGCGGACTTCCAGCCGCGCGGAACCACCGAAGAGACGCTGGTGGCCCAGATCACCGATCCGGGTAGCACCTTGACCCTCGCGGACGGGCTGGGCCTGTTCGATCCTCAGCAGCTCGTTCCCGTGCCTGACCTACACGCGCGGGAAGGCGAGTACGCGCAGGACGCGCGCCGGGGCGCGTCCCTCTTGCAGCACCTCGACGGGTACGTTCACACGCACCGTGAGCGTCCCCTGACAGGCGCGGGATGGGACGGGCAGGAGACCCTGCTGCTCGGGAACGCCCAGCCGTGGCAACTGCGGGGTGACCCGCCGCCGCTGATGGAGCTGTGGGAGCAGTGGTGGACTCGCCGCACTGACGCACGTCCGGGTGACCTTATCCGCATGCACTGGGCCCTCGGGCACCAGATCGCCCTGAAAGAGCAGCAGACCGCCGACGACGACCTGGGCGATGAGGACTTTGGCGAGGACCTCGGCGACAACACTCCTGAGCCTGAAGTGCCGGTGGCTCCCGAAGTCGTGGAGGCGGAGGTCACCCTGGCCAGGCTGCGCGCGCAGACCATCGAGCGCGTTCTGGGACCGCGCGTTCCTTTCGACCTACGCTACCGGGGCGTGGTCAGCATGATTGTGGGTTTTCTGGGGAAGAACGCCGATGCGGTGGATGCCGAACTGGCGCTGGGCGCCTGGGAGACCGGCCTGACTTACGTGCCCCGTGACGCGCAGGTGGTGACGCACCCCCAGTACACCTGGCGGCGAGAAGATCCGCGAGATCTCGTGGCCTGGCTCGCACGCCCGATGAACAACACCGGCTGGTTCCCCGAGCATCTCCAGCGGGTCTGGACGCTCCAGGTCTATCAAGACCGCGCCTTTGCGAATCTTCCCCGCTCACGTCCGGATCTGACGTTACTGCTTCACGCGCAGGAACAGGGGTGGGCGTCGCAGCACGACCTGTTCGATACCCTGATTGGACCACGCGCGAGTGGCGGCGGGCACCCCGAACTCCAGACCTACACCTCGCGCACGCTCCGCGAGGACTTGCCCGTCACGCCCCTGTGGCTGGAGGCAGTGAATCAGGTGTGCGAGCGCGTCCTGGAGGTCGAATCGGTCCGTGGGGACCTGGAGACGCCCGCGACGAACGCTGCCCTGAATCTGCGAAGCGTCGCTGGTGCCCGCTGGACCCTGCCCCTGCTGGCTTCGTTGGGCAAAAACCCCCTCAGGCGCGGCTCTTCGGGCACCAGCCGGGACGGAACGTTCAGTCACCTGATCCGCATGTCTTTCCCTGCGCCGGAAGACACCCCCGCGGCGTTCAGCAAGGGGGTGGAGGATCTGAAGGTCAGCGACGCCCGGTTGCTGGACCTGGCGATGTTCGCGCCGCAGTGGTCCGCGCTGGTGCAAGCGAAGCTGAAGTGGAAAGGCCTGCAAGATGGGGTCTACTGGTTGCACGCCCACACCCGCGACAACAGCTGGAGTGTGCCTCCGGAAGTGCGCGAAGCCTGGGAAGCGGAGATCAGCGAGCGCACGCCCCTGGGCACCGACAGCCTGACAGAAGGGGCCGTGGACGTCGCGTGGTTTCGCAAGATGTACAAGTCGCTCGGTGCAGCGTCTTTCACGGCCCTGCTGAGCGCCGCCAAGTACGCGTCCAGCAGCGGCGGGCACAAGCGCGCTGAACTGTTCGCCCAGACGCTCCTGGGGCATATTTCCGAAGCTGCGCTCCGCACCCGCATCACCGAGAAGCGAAACGGCGACGCGGTGCGCGCCCTGGGCTTGCTGCCCTTCAGCCGCAAGAAGGCGGTGGCCGCTGCGGAACTCGAAAGCCGGTACCGGCTGCTGTCGGATTTCCGCCGGGAAGCCAAGCAGTTCGGTGCCCAGCGTCAGGCCAGTGAGCGCCTTGCGGCAGACATCGGGATGCACAACCTGGCCCGCACCGCCGGGTACCTCGATCCTCAGCGCCTGATGTGGGCGATGGAAGCGCGGCTCGCGCCCGACTGGCAGAAGGCCGTGGAATCGGGCGGCGTCACCCTTACCGTTGACCTGAGCGCGGCGGGGGAAGCCAGCTTACGCGTCATCCGCGGCGAGAAGACCCTCAAAGCCCTGCCGCCCGCGCTGAAGAAGGACCCCGGAGTCGTGGCGATTCGCGCTGCTGTGACGGAGTTGCAGGCCACCCGCAAGCGGATGCGGTCTGCGCTCGAAGAGGCGATGGTCCGCGGTGACCACTTCCAGCCTCAGGAACTGCGCGACCTTGCCCGTCACCCGGTGATTTCTCCCATGCTGCGCTCGCTGGTGTGGGTGCTCAACGAAGGTCCGGTCGGATGGTGGCAGGGCGACAGCCTCCAGACGGTGGGTGGAGACGAGCAGATTGGCGAACAGGCCCTGCGCCTCGCGCACCCGCATGACCTGTTCGTATCCGGTCACTGGATTACCTTTCAGGAACGCGTGATCTTCGAAGGGCTCGTTCAGCCGTTCAAGCAGGTGTTCCGCGAGTACTATCCCATCACCCCCGCCGAGAGTGACGCCTACCGCAGCACCCGGTATGCCGGTCATCACGTGCAGCCCACCCAGGCCGCTGGGCTGTTCAAGACGCGCGGCTGGGTCACCGTCTACGAGGAGGGCGTGCGCAAGACCTACCACGCCGAAGGCATCAACGTCTGGGTGGACACGCCCGTGGGGTACGGCACGCCCAACGAAGTGGAAGGCTCACCCCTCAGCGCTGTGTATTTCGTTCGCCGTGACGAGCAGGAAGCGATGCTGCTCAGCGCCGTGCCTCCCCGTCTCTTCAGTGAAACCATGCGTGACCTCGACCTGGTGGTCAGTGTGGCGCATGTGGGCGGTGTGGACCCCGAAGCCAGCCAGAGCACCGTGGAGATGCGGGCAGACCTCCTGCGCGAAACCCTGCGCCTGCTCAAACTGACCAACGTCCGCATCGACAACTCCCACGCGCTGATCCAGGGGCATTACGCCAGTTACACCGTGCACCTGGGCTCGGGCACCGTTCACCGCCTCCCCGGGGGATTCCTGTGCGTCATTCCGGTGCACAACCAGCACCAGGGCCGCATCTTCCTGCCATTCGCTGATCCGGACCCCCGCACTTCTGAAGTCGTCAGTAAGGTGTTGCTCCTCGCGGAGGACAAGAAGATTCAGGATCTCACCATCCTGGAACAGCTCACCTGACCGCTTCTGATGAAAACAGGGAGCCTGAGACAGGCTCCCTATCGCGTTTTACACTGAATACACTGCATTTCTTAGTATTTGATAGGGTTCTTGGAGCCTCCTTTATTGGTACTCCGTTGACTGGCGGGAACCTGATGGATGGCGCCCGTGTTTCTGGGGTCAGCGCGGTACGCAAAGAGTGGGAATCCCCCGTGTTCTTCGCCAGCAGTTACAGACTCAACGGAGTACCATTATACGTGATTAAGATGAGTTTAGAACGTGATTGATCCATGAAAAGAGCGTCAGCGACTTTACTTCCTGAGGACAACTTCTAAGTTTTTCACATTCTCGCACGATCAAATCTTCGATTTCTTGAATGTCTCGTATTATTTTATTGGCCAATGGTGCTTTCAGTTTCATGACCATGGGTTCTGCTGGGGAAAGTTCAGGTGTATAGGCTGGAAATGGGAGTAGAAAGGTATTGGGAGGAACACTGAGTTTCTTGCCCATGTGCTAGCCCGCTTGGTCGAGTAGAAGTACAATAAGCTGTCGACCCTGAGGGTCGACAGCCCGACTGAACTCTCTCAGAGCGGTCTCCATTCATGGGATGTTAACCGTGGGAAAGATCAGGAATTCACCTTGGCCCGTCTGAGGTTCGACGAAAATGTAGGTGTAGAACGCCGTTTAGGGCTGAGCGAGGTTATGGGCGAGGCCAGGACGACGCGGAGCCGGAGAGAGGGAAGTG from Deinococcus hopiensis KR-140 includes:
- a CDS encoding DUF4132 domain-containing protein, which produces MNVQEHLATFQQPWKKPFLARAQSLPQPLRDIAAELATEYHYQKLNLLAERLAGAILGGETSTLEQLTSVFFPAFSETAARTLSALLTRHSYPLGSGRRAFRAPGHPLQARRAATWMLSAWNATRDYPQKLEWFAVHAGLLSSWQSHALGLLFAQALDDGDDTVFQVLRDTASTQHETARMGRHVPLALLASRRSEAWDLAEGLLVAAQRQEGLRQIILETVDEANLDAFVRFLHLILKEDLLRFATCLRAADVWFGLNYDVGDVKTVRKLLAQALGYLEDPASAHVAVQSGTAVDAYLALFTLAMRDAQQASELARPLLADAEAERRMAAAQFLLAAGLLPQTELAPLLEDPDVRISALVVGHVNAWSTQTSALSFQALEAYAARLPRDEQHVPLVFPWWGQTPARSDVTDALTAFVGDQHISVLTPHLSQMSSNGKYRVAALLKEKLPQVLDAASRHLVLALLQDSQSAVSEQALKVVAELDLTPEEADVVCTLLKRRSADLRRGLIRLLARDPERGQLSAAKLLATRNAGQRQAGLQLLLEVGGELPADFQPRGTTEETLVAQITDPGSTLTLADGLGLFDPQQLVPVPDLHAREGEYAQDARRGASLLQHLDGYVHTHRERPLTGAGWDGQETLLLGNAQPWQLRGDPPPLMELWEQWWTRRTDARPGDLIRMHWALGHQIALKEQQTADDDLGDEDFGEDLGDNTPEPEVPVAPEVVEAEVTLARLRAQTIERVLGPRVPFDLRYRGVVSMIVGFLGKNADAVDAELALGAWETGLTYVPRDAQVVTHPQYTWRREDPRDLVAWLARPMNNTGWFPEHLQRVWTLQVYQDRAFANLPRSRPDLTLLLHAQEQGWASQHDLFDTLIGPRASGGGHPELQTYTSRTLREDLPVTPLWLEAVNQVCERVLEVESVRGDLETPATNAALNLRSVAGARWTLPLLASLGKNPLRRGSSGTSRDGTFSHLIRMSFPAPEDTPAAFSKGVEDLKVSDARLLDLAMFAPQWSALVQAKLKWKGLQDGVYWLHAHTRDNSWSVPPEVREAWEAEISERTPLGTDSLTEGAVDVAWFRKMYKSLGAASFTALLSAAKYASSSGGHKRAELFAQTLLGHISEAALRTRITEKRNGDAVRALGLLPFSRKKAVAAAELESRYRLLSDFRREAKQFGAQRQASERLAADIGMHNLARTAGYLDPQRLMWAMEARLAPDWQKAVESGGVTLTVDLSAAGEASLRVIRGEKTLKALPPALKKDPGVVAIRAAVTELQATRKRMRSALEEAMVRGDHFQPQELRDLARHPVISPMLRSLVWVLNEGPVGWWQGDSLQTVGGDEQIGEQALRLAHPHDLFVSGHWITFQERVIFEGLVQPFKQVFREYYPITPAESDAYRSTRYAGHHVQPTQAAGLFKTRGWVTVYEEGVRKTYHAEGINVWVDTPVGYGTPNEVEGSPLSAVYFVRRDEQEAMLLSAVPPRLFSETMRDLDLVVSVAHVGGVDPEASQSTVEMRADLLRETLRLLKLTNVRIDNSHALIQGHYASYTVHLGSGTVHRLPGGFLCVIPVHNQHQGRIFLPFADPDPRTSEVVSKVLLLAEDKKIQDLTILEQLT